The nucleotide sequence GTTGGCCCGCGGTGCGGTCCTTTAGGTTGCTCAGGGGCGGGATCTTGCTGACGTTGTCCAGCATGCCTTGCATATTGTTCAACTGCTCGGTGTAGCGGCGGTAGGCGACAATCATCTGCCAGGGCACGGCCGGCTCAATGCGGGTTTCGAAACGATCGATGGCCAGCTCCATGGTTTCGCTTTTGGCAATCTGCTTGATCAGCGGGTAGCCGATCACCGCGACTACAATCGCCGCGGCCGCAAGCATGGCCTGGCCTCGTGGCAGATAGACCGGGCGCAGGCGTGTCCACAGGAATATCGCCAAGGCAGTGTGGGCAATGAATGCCAGCACAATCCACCAGGCAAAGTACTGGGTGGCGTATTCGCCGGCTTCAGAGATGTTCGACTCGAACATGATGAAGATGACGCTTTGGGAAAATTCCTGCTGGTAGATAAAGAAATAGCCCAGGCTGGCCATGGAGCAGGCCCACAATACGACGCCAATCAACGCCGCAAGCAGACGGGTACGCCGCGGGAACAGCAGCATCGGCGCGAGCCACAGTGCGCTCATGAAGAATGCCTGGCGAAAACCGCTGAAGCCGGAAGTGCCGGTCAGTTGTATCAGCAGTTGGGTAATCCCGGAAAAGTACCAGAAAAACAGAAACATCCAGCCAAGGCCGGCCCAATCAAATCCTTTCGCAGACTTAGTGCTGCGTTTGAACATCGCCATCCAGCGTTCTCACCCGATAATTTTGGAAATCAGCGCGCTGAAAGCACGCAATCAAGGCCACCCATAAGAGGGGCAGCCTGCTGGCGTGGGATTATCGGGTAGGGCGTGTGAAAACTTTGTGAGGGTTTTCCGGGGGATACGAGCTTTGACTCAGATGAGCGCGGGACGCGGTTCCGCAGGCAGATTCAGCTGGCCCTGCAGGTGCGCGCGCAGACGCAATACTTCCTCTTGCAGCTGGTCGCGTTCGTCTTTCAACTGGTGCAACTCATCGCGTCGAATGGTGACGTAAAGGGTCTGTGGCGGGCGTGTCATCGATACAGTGCTCATTGCTTACCTCGCAAATAGCCGGTGTGTCGCGGTGCCAGAGCGCTTGAGTCGAGGCTCTCGGCAGCAGTCAGGCCAATTCTGATTTCTTTTTTGGCATAATGGAACTTTTTTATTTTTTATGGTCACTGTGACTTTTTGCTCGGCGATGGTGAAACGATGGCCTTTTTTTGTCATGAAACTCATGTGATTGGCGCCTGACTAATCCCTCATGAGCCTCATTGCGCTATAAACTATTGCACACATTTTATTTGTAGTTGGGAGCATCAATACATGCAACTGGGGATTATCGGACTAGGCCGCATGGGCGGGAATATCGCGCGCCGCTTGATGCTCAATGGGCATACAACCGTGGTCTATGACCGCAACGAAGCATTCGTCAAAGGTTTGAGTGAAGAGGGCGCCACCGGCGTCGTCGATCTGCCGGCACTGGTTGCCGGGCTACAGAAGCCTCGGGCGGTCTGGGTGATGTTGCCAGCGGGCGACCCCACTGAGGTCACGATTCAGGCTTTGAGCGAGCTGATGGAACCGGGTGATGTGATCATCGACGGCGGTAACACTTATTATAAGGACGACATGCGCCGTGGCAGGACCCTGGCGGAAAAAGGTCTGCACTACATCGACGTAGGGACTTCTGGCGGCGTCTGGGGACTGGAGCGTGGTTATTGCATGATGATTGGCGGCGATGCCGAGACGGTCCAGCGCCTGGACCCGATCTTCGCCAGCCTGGCGCCCGGCCTGGGCGATATTCCACGCACCAGGGACCGTACCGCTACCGATGACCGCGCCGAACGTGGCTACATCCACGCAGGTCCTGCCGGTTCCGGGCACTTCGTCAAGATGATCCACAACGGCATCGAGTACGGGATGATGCAGGCCTTTGCAGAAGGTTTTGACATCCTCAAAACCAAAAATTCGGAGAACCTGCCGCAAGATCAGCGCTTCGACCTAAACCTGGCTGACATCGCTGAAGTATGGCGTCGCGGTAGCGTAGTGTCGTCCTGGTTGCTCGATCTGACGGCCGATGCACTGGCCACCGATCCGAAGCTCGACGGTTACTCCGGCTCCGTAGCCGACAGCGGTGAAGGGCGCTGGACCATCGAAGCCGCCATGGAGCAATCGGTACCGGTGCCGGTGCTGTCCAACTCGTTGTTCGCGCGTTTCCGCTCACGCCAGCAAAGCACCTATGGGGACAAGTTGCTCTCGGCCATGCGCTTCGGCTTTGGTGGGCATGTGGAGACTTCCAAAAAATGACCGCCAACGGCAAGAAACCCAAGGCCGAACCCGCTCCACCGACCACCTTGTTCCTGTTTGGCGCCCACGGCGACCTGGTCAAGCGCCTGCTGATGCCGGCGTTGTATAACCTCAGTCGTGATGGTTTGCTGGGTGATGGCTTGCGCATTGTTGGCGTGGACCATAACGCCATCAGCGATGTCGACTTCGCCAAGAAGCTTGAAGACTTCATCCGCACCGAGGCCGCCAGCAAGATCAAGGGGAATGCCGAAAACGCCTTGGACCCGCAATTGTGGGAGCAATTGGCCAAGGGCATCAGCTACGTACAAGGCGACTTTCTCGACGACACGACCTATGCCGATATCGCGCGGAAAATCGCCGAGAGCGGCACCGGCAATGCGGTGTTTTATTTGGCCACGGCACCGCGCTTCTTCGGTGAAGTGGTGCAGCGCCTGGGGCGCGCCAACCTGCTGGAAGAAAGTCCCGAGGCTTTCCGTCGCGTGGTGATCGAAAAGCCCTTCGGTTCGGACCTGGCCACGGCCGAGGCGCTGAACGCTTGCCTGCTCAAGGTCATGACGGAAAAGCAGATCTACCGTATCGACCATTACCTGGGCAAGGAGACGGTACAGAACATCCTGATCAGCCGTTTTTCCAACGTGCTGTTCGAAGCCTTCTGGAACAATCACTACATTGACCATGTACAAATCACCGCGGCCGAAACTGTCGGCGTGGAGACCCGTGGCAGCTTTTTCGAAACGACTGGCACCTTGCGCGACATGGTGCCTAACCACCTGTTCCAATTGTTGGCGATGATTGCCATGGAGCCACCGGCTGCATTTGGCGCCGATGCGGTGCGTGGGGAAAAGGCCAAGGTGATTGGTGCGATACGTCCGTGGTCGGTGGAGGATGCGCGGGCCAACTCGGTCCGTGGCCAATACACCGCGGGCGAGATCGCCGGCAAGGCATTGCCGGGATACCGTGAAGAAGCCTACGTCGCACCCGACAGCAGCACCGAAACCTTCGTCGCCCTCAAAGTCATGATCGACAACTGGCGCTGGGTCGGGGTGCCGTTCTACCTGCGTACCGGCAAACGCATGAGCGTTCGTGATACGGAAATCGTCATCTGCTTCAAGCCGGCGCCGTATGCGCAATTTCGCGACACGGAAGTGGACGAACTCAAGCCGACCTACCTCAAGATCCAGATCCAGCCCAATGAAGGCATGTGGTTCGACTTGCTGGCGAAGAAACCTGGGCCGACCCTCGACATGGCCAATATCGAGCTGGGGTTTGCCTACAAGGATTTCTTCGAAATGCAGCCGTCAACGGGCTACGAAGCGCTGATATATGATTGTCTGACCGGTGACCAGACATTGTTTCAGCGCGCCGACAACATCGAAAACGGCTGGCGTGCGGTGCAGCCCTTTCTCGATGCCTGGAAAGAAGATGACGGGATACAGGCCTATAAGGCTGGCGAGGATGGACCGGCGGCGGCGGATGCGTTGCTGGCCCGCGACGGCCACGCCTGGCATCGCCTCGGATGAGTGACGAAAGGAATCATCCCATCCGTTTTTTGTTGAGTGATATGGACGGTACGCTGTTACTGCCCGATCACAGCCTCAGCCAACGCACGATTGCCGCGGTCCGCGCCTTGCGCGAGGCTGGAGTGTTTTTCAGCCTGGCCACCGGGCGCCCGCCGAGGGCCATGTTGCAGCAGATCGAAGCGCTTGGGGTCGACGTACCCACGGCGGGGTTCAATGGCGGCACGCTCGTCAATCCGGACGGCAGCATTCTGGTCGCTCACCATTTGCCGGTGGCGGCGGCGTTGATTGTCTTGGCGTTGTTTTCAGCACATCCCGACGTGGAAGTCTGGGTGTTTGCCGATGGCGACTGGTTGTTGCGTGATCCAACAGGGCCGATGGTTCCTCGGGAACAACAAGGCCTGGGATACGCGCCGGTGGTGGTGGAGAGTTTTGAGCCGTTCCTGGATCGGATCGACAAGATTGTCGCTGCCAGCCTCAATGCGCAGCTGCTGATTGAGCTGGAAGCGCAATTACAGCCCAGCGTCGAGGGGCAGGCCCAGGTGTCTCGTTCGCAACCCGTGTATCTCGACGTGACGGCGATGAAAGCCAACAAAGGCGAGGCGTTGGCAACTCTGGCGGCACATTTGGGCGTGCCGATGGAACAGACTGCGGCCATCGGTGACGGCGGCAACGACCCGGCAATGTTTCACGTCGCCGGCTTGTCGATTGCCATGGGGCAGGCTGAAGAAACGGTCAAGCGCCAAGCGACGGTAGTCACCGGCAGTAATGTGGAAGACGGCGTGGCCGAGGCGATTGAGCGGTTTATTCTGTCGGGCCGATAATCTGAAACTACGAAGCGGTGGCGAACGCGTCAGAACGTTCGCCACTTGCCTGGTTTCAGTCTAAATAACTACGCAGATGCCATCGCCGATGTAACGACTGGACGATCACTCTTATCGAACAGTTGATCGATAATCTCGATCATCAAGTAACAGTGCGTCAATTACTTGGGCATTACCCAGCCTTGCAACTGATAGCCCTCTTTGTCGAGTTCAGCGCGCGCTTCTAACAGCAGGTCTTCAAGTTGCGCTGGATCGGTGTAGGCGCTGGAAGACAGTTGTTTGCTGCCAATCCGGGTATTAGTGCGGTCGATGACGGAAAGCGACAGCGCGCCGTTACCGTCGTGCCAGGCTATGCACTGAAAGGGCTGAAAAGCACGGTCTGCGATCAAAAGAGCTTCGTTGAT is from Pseudomonas mucidolens and encodes:
- a CDS encoding DUF6026 family protein; translation: MTRPPQTLYVTIRRDELHQLKDERDQLQEEVLRLRAHLQGQLNLPAEPRPALI
- the gnd gene encoding phosphogluconate dehydrogenase (NAD(+)-dependent, decarboxylating), with the protein product MQLGIIGLGRMGGNIARRLMLNGHTTVVYDRNEAFVKGLSEEGATGVVDLPALVAGLQKPRAVWVMLPAGDPTEVTIQALSELMEPGDVIIDGGNTYYKDDMRRGRTLAEKGLHYIDVGTSGGVWGLERGYCMMIGGDAETVQRLDPIFASLAPGLGDIPRTRDRTATDDRAERGYIHAGPAGSGHFVKMIHNGIEYGMMQAFAEGFDILKTKNSENLPQDQRFDLNLADIAEVWRRGSVVSSWLLDLTADALATDPKLDGYSGSVADSGEGRWTIEAAMEQSVPVPVLSNSLFARFRSRQQSTYGDKLLSAMRFGFGGHVETSKK
- the zwf gene encoding glucose-6-phosphate dehydrogenase is translated as MTANGKKPKAEPAPPTTLFLFGAHGDLVKRLLMPALYNLSRDGLLGDGLRIVGVDHNAISDVDFAKKLEDFIRTEAASKIKGNAENALDPQLWEQLAKGISYVQGDFLDDTTYADIARKIAESGTGNAVFYLATAPRFFGEVVQRLGRANLLEESPEAFRRVVIEKPFGSDLATAEALNACLLKVMTEKQIYRIDHYLGKETVQNILISRFSNVLFEAFWNNHYIDHVQITAAETVGVETRGSFFETTGTLRDMVPNHLFQLLAMIAMEPPAAFGADAVRGEKAKVIGAIRPWSVEDARANSVRGQYTAGEIAGKALPGYREEAYVAPDSSTETFVALKVMIDNWRWVGVPFYLRTGKRMSVRDTEIVICFKPAPYAQFRDTEVDELKPTYLKIQIQPNEGMWFDLLAKKPGPTLDMANIELGFAYKDFFEMQPSTGYEALIYDCLTGDQTLFQRADNIENGWRAVQPFLDAWKEDDGIQAYKAGEDGPAAADALLARDGHAWHRLG
- a CDS encoding Cof-type HAD-IIB family hydrolase, encoding MSDERNHPIRFLLSDMDGTLLLPDHSLSQRTIAAVRALREAGVFFSLATGRPPRAMLQQIEALGVDVPTAGFNGGTLVNPDGSILVAHHLPVAAALIVLALFSAHPDVEVWVFADGDWLLRDPTGPMVPREQQGLGYAPVVVESFEPFLDRIDKIVAASLNAQLLIELEAQLQPSVEGQAQVSRSQPVYLDVTAMKANKGEALATLAAHLGVPMEQTAAIGDGGNDPAMFHVAGLSIAMGQAEETVKRQATVVTGSNVEDGVAEAIERFILSGR